One Mesorhizobium sp. L-2-11 genomic region harbors:
- a CDS encoding disulfide bond formation protein B, whose translation MTATVNADTGRQRMRTALFLAAAMAATVGSALAFQHLGGYIPCKLCLEQRTPYYIGVPLMLLAAAASTLRAPAWLTRGLLAVGGLLMVYGVYLGVYHSGVEWAWWPGPTDCAAAAGPVDTGGKGVLDALDRFVPPSCDKAAVRILGLSLAGWNAIASLVLAVIAFRGALARG comes from the coding sequence ATGACAGCGACCGTGAATGCCGACACTGGACGCCAGCGCATGCGGACGGCGTTGTTCCTCGCCGCCGCCATGGCCGCCACCGTCGGTTCGGCGCTGGCCTTCCAGCATCTCGGCGGCTACATCCCCTGCAAGCTCTGCCTGGAGCAACGCACCCCCTATTACATCGGCGTGCCGCTGATGCTGCTGGCGGCGGCCGCGTCGACGTTGCGCGCCCCCGCATGGCTGACACGCGGACTGCTGGCCGTCGGCGGCCTGCTGATGGTCTACGGCGTCTATCTCGGCGTCTATCACTCCGGCGTCGAATGGGCATGGTGGCCGGGGCCGACCGACTGTGCAGCGGCTGCCGGACCGGTCGATACCGGCGGCAAGGGCGTGCTCGATGCGCTCGACAGGTTCGTCCCGCCCTCCTGCGACAAGGCGGCTGTACGCATCCTCGGCCTGTCGCTGGCCGGCTGGAACGCCATCGCCAGTTTGGTCCTGGCCGTCATCGCCTTCCGCGGCGCCTTGGCCCGGGGTTAA
- a CDS encoding YqaA family protein: MLRGLYDWTLSLAAKKSAEWWLAFIAFVESSVFLVPADVLYLPMALSRPDRAYRYALVATLASVLGGIAGWYIGHYAYDTVARPILEFYGKYDDFETLRVSAGTGFIVLMLITSGLAHLPPIKVVTILSGVIGTPLLLFIVLAIVARGARFLFLAWLLRRYGEPIREFIEKRLGLIAGAGAAALISLYIVVKYAF; encoded by the coding sequence ATGCTTCGCGGACTTTACGACTGGACCTTGTCGCTGGCGGCGAAGAAATCCGCCGAATGGTGGCTGGCCTTCATCGCTTTCGTCGAAAGTTCGGTGTTCCTGGTGCCGGCCGACGTGCTCTATCTGCCGATGGCGCTGTCGCGGCCGGATCGCGCCTATCGCTACGCGCTGGTCGCCACGCTGGCCTCCGTTCTGGGTGGCATAGCCGGCTGGTACATCGGCCACTACGCCTATGACACGGTGGCGCGGCCGATCCTTGAATTCTACGGCAAGTACGACGACTTCGAGACACTGCGCGTCTCGGCGGGCACCGGATTTATCGTCCTGATGCTGATCACCTCCGGCCTCGCCCATCTACCGCCGATCAAGGTGGTGACGATCCTGTCCGGCGTCATCGGCACGCCTTTGCTCCTGTTCATCGTGCTGGCGATCGTGGCGCGCGGCGCCCGCTTCCTGTTCCTTGCCTGGCTGCTGCGCCGCTATGGCGAACCGATCCGCGAGTTCATCGAAAAGCGCCTCGGGCTGATCGCCGGCGCTGGCGCCGCTGCCCTGATTTCGCTCTATATCGTCGTCAAATACGCGTTTTAG
- a CDS encoding Txe/YoeB family addiction module toxin, whose product MKLVFHERAWEDYLHWQATDPKLLLRINTLIKECSRTPLSGTGKPEPLRGPLSGWWSRRITQEHRLVYRATEDSLLIAQCRYHY is encoded by the coding sequence GTGAAGCTCGTCTTCCACGAGCGCGCCTGGGAGGATTATCTGCACTGGCAAGCAACCGACCCGAAGCTGCTCTTGCGCATCAATACACTCATCAAGGAATGCAGTCGCACCCCGCTAAGCGGCACCGGCAAGCCGGAGCCATTACGCGGCCCTCTGTCGGGCTGGTGGTCGCGGCGCATCACGCAGGAGCATCGCCTGGTCTACCGCGCCACCGAGGACAGCCTGCTCATTGCGCAGTGCCGCTATCATTATTGA
- a CDS encoding type II toxin-antitoxin system Phd/YefM family antitoxin: MRTTSYSDLRRNLAAMIDRVNADHEPVVITRDRGKPAAVLMSVEDFASYEETRYLLRSPGNAARLLEATVELDQGGGSEHELAE, from the coding sequence ATGCGTACCACATCCTACAGTGACCTGCGGCGCAATCTCGCCGCCATGATCGACCGCGTTAACGCGGACCATGAACCGGTTGTCATCACGCGCGACCGCGGCAAGCCAGCGGCAGTGCTGATGTCGGTCGAAGACTTCGCCTCTTACGAGGAGACGCGCTATCTGCTGAGAAGCCCAGGCAACGCCGCGCGGCTGCTCGAAGCGACGGTGGAGTTGGACCAGGGCGGCGGCAGCGAGCACGAGCTTGCCGAGTGA
- a CDS encoding GNAT family N-acetyltransferase, with translation MAAIPLLEETSGGPAGAMVSGLAGLAREADPAQIELLANHRPQRKLAIYAASAGFDLVEELDYLCTRTIEPNVFFNPRFLAPAMPRLEDREVRLAVIRDGNEYRNRLRLLVPFSVERPAVPLGVRVMRTWSSPFGPIGTPLVDRDDPVGVIEDFFAMLSRPHLKLPKVLVLPDIRLDGPVASLLATVAETRGLTLVITGKAERPMLESEIDGNEYLKASLRSHHYREFRRLKRRLADLGRLEHQVARGPENIRHAIERFLTLEAAGWKGRERTAMAIDRYRAAFAREAVHRLAERDLCRIHSLTLDDRTIASLIVFVEAGVAYTWKTAYDETLAAYSPGTLLMIEVTRQHLDDPNIMMTDSCAVPDHPVMSRLWMERRPIGTLVIGLTPDADRLARQAASQLHLYSETRNMARLLRNRMKNLLGRR, from the coding sequence ATGGCTGCCATCCCGTTGCTCGAGGAAACCAGCGGCGGCCCGGCCGGCGCCATGGTGTCCGGCCTCGCCGGGCTCGCCCGCGAAGCCGATCCCGCCCAAATCGAATTGTTGGCCAACCACCGGCCCCAGCGTAAGCTGGCTATTTACGCCGCCTCCGCCGGCTTCGACCTGGTCGAGGAACTGGACTATCTCTGCACCCGCACGATCGAGCCCAACGTGTTCTTCAACCCACGCTTCCTGGCGCCCGCCATGCCACGGCTGGAAGACCGCGAGGTGCGGCTGGCGGTCATCCGCGACGGCAACGAATACCGCAATCGGCTGCGCCTGCTGGTACCGTTCTCGGTGGAGCGGCCGGCGGTGCCGCTCGGGGTGCGGGTGATGCGCACATGGTCGAGTCCGTTCGGGCCGATCGGCACGCCGCTGGTCGACCGCGACGATCCCGTCGGCGTCATCGAGGATTTTTTCGCCATGCTGTCACGGCCGCATCTCAAGCTGCCGAAAGTCCTCGTGCTTCCCGACATCCGGCTCGACGGCCCGGTGGCCAGCCTGCTGGCCACCGTCGCCGAGACGCGTGGGCTGACGCTGGTCATCACCGGCAAGGCCGAACGCCCGATGCTCGAAAGCGAGATCGACGGCAATGAGTATCTAAAGGCCTCGCTGCGCTCGCACCATTATCGCGAGTTCCGCCGCCTGAAGCGCCGCCTCGCCGACCTCGGTAGGCTGGAGCATCAGGTGGCGCGCGGACCGGAAAACATCCGCCATGCCATCGAGCGTTTTTTGACGCTCGAGGCCGCCGGCTGGAAAGGCCGCGAGCGCACCGCCATGGCCATCGACCGCTACCGCGCCGCCTTTGCCCGCGAGGCCGTGCACCGGTTGGCCGAACGGGATCTGTGCCGCATCCATTCACTGACGCTCGATGACCGCACCATCGCCAGCCTGATCGTCTTCGTCGAGGCCGGCGTCGCCTACACCTGGAAGACGGCCTATGACGAGACGCTCGCCGCCTATTCGCCGGGCACGCTGCTGATGATCGAGGTGACCAGGCAACATCTCGACGATCCCAACATCATGATGACCGATTCCTGCGCCGTGCCCGACCATCCGGTGATGAGCCGGCTATGGATGGAGCGCCGGCCGATCGGCACGCTGGTGATCGGCCTGACGCCGGACGCCGACCGCCTCGCCCGCCAGGCGGCGTCGCAGCTTCACCTCTACAGCGAAACCCGCAACATGGCGCGCCTTCTGCGCAACCGGATGAAGAACTTGCTGGGACGGCGGTAG